The following are from one region of the Methanomassiliicoccales archaeon LGM-DZ1 genome:
- a CDS encoding 30S ribosomal protein S4 — protein MGDPKFSRKTYDTPSHPWQGERIKQENEIVRAFGLKNKTEVWKAETMLRNFRKQSRELQARLRTGDKQAQIETDALIAKCARLGVLPVTGGDLNAILVLKDEDILSRRLQTIVYQKGLAATPKQARQLINHGHIFVDGHKVTVPGYLVLREEEGTVSYNPASPFTDENHPMRVAAANAGAGSEARDAARAQADAENAAAARADAAEAGITEADN, from the coding sequence ATGGGAGATCCTAAATTCTCGAGGAAGACCTACGACACCCCCTCCCACCCTTGGCAGGGAGAGAGGATCAAGCAGGAGAACGAGATCGTCAGGGCCTTCGGTCTGAAGAACAAGACCGAGGTCTGGAAAGCCGAGACCATGCTCAGGAACTTCAGGAAGCAGTCCAGGGAGCTCCAGGCCCGTCTCAGGACCGGCGACAAGCAGGCTCAGATCGAGACCGACGCGCTCATCGCGAAATGCGCACGCCTCGGCGTCCTCCCCGTCACCGGAGGGGACCTCAACGCCATCCTCGTCCTGAAGGACGAGGACATCCTCAGCAGGCGCCTGCAGACCATCGTCTACCAGAAGGGGCTCGCAGCGACCCCCAAGCAGGCCAGGCAGCTCATCAACCACGGGCACATCTTCGTCGACGGGCACAAGGTCACCGTTCCCGGATACCTTGTCCTCAGGGAAGAGGAGGGGACTGTTTCCTACAACCCCGCCTCGCCGTTCACCGACGAGAACCACCCGATGAGGGTCGCGGCCGCCAACGCCGGCGCCGGATCCGAGGCCAGGGACGCCGCCAGGGCCCAGGCAGATGCAGAGAACGCGGCGGCCGCCAGGGCCGACGCGGCAGAGGCAGGAATCACGGAGGCTGACAACTGA
- a CDS encoding 30S ribosomal protein S13 — protein sequence MAAPKASNQKAAEPKTVADKKKAAAGKQQKGPAKTEGEDFNYIVRMANSDIDGQKHVVIGLQSIKGVGKRVAQIIVKKSGLDGSAKIGSLSDEQIKDLEKLVIDYVQYAPSWAVNRQMDYETGADMHLIGQDLGIMQDDDINRMKMIRNYRGVRHDTHHKVRGQRTRSNGRKGLAVGVQKKSDAKAASAAPKTQ from the coding sequence ATGGCAGCACCCAAAGCTAGCAATCAGAAGGCTGCGGAGCCCAAGACCGTCGCGGACAAGAAGAAGGCCGCGGCCGGCAAGCAGCAGAAAGGCCCCGCGAAGACCGAGGGCGAGGATTTCAACTACATCGTCCGTATGGCGAACTCCGATATCGACGGTCAGAAGCACGTCGTCATCGGGCTCCAGAGCATCAAAGGAGTCGGAAAGAGGGTCGCCCAGATCATCGTCAAGAAATCCGGGCTCGACGGATCCGCCAAGATCGGATCCCTTTCCGATGAGCAGATCAAGGACCTTGAGAAGCTCGTCATCGATTACGTTCAGTACGCTCCTTCCTGGGCCGTCAACCGCCAGATGGACTACGAGACCGGCGCCGACATGCATCTTATCGGCCAGGACCTCGGGATCATGCAGGACGACGACATCAACAGGATGAAGATGATCCGCAACTACCGCGGAGTCAGGCACGACACCCACCACAAGGTCAGGGGTCAGAGGACCAGGTCCAACGGAAGGAAGGGCCTCGCAGTCGGAGTTCAGAAGAAATCGGATGCAAAAGCCGCAAGCGCTGCACCCAAGACTCAGTGA
- a CDS encoding 30S ribosomal protein S11 encodes MAQMKWGIANIYSSYNNIMITLTDITGAETLAKVTGGMIVKQAKDESSPYAAQKAAERIAEVAAEKGITGIHVRVRAPGGNKGTSPGSGSQAAVRALARAGLTIGRIEDVTPIPHDGTKPKGGRRGRRV; translated from the coding sequence ATGGCACAGATGAAATGGGGAATCGCCAACATCTACTCGAGCTACAACAACATCATGATCACCCTGACCGACATCACCGGGGCCGAGACCCTGGCCAAGGTCACCGGCGGAATGATCGTCAAGCAGGCCAAGGACGAGTCCTCGCCTTACGCGGCGCAGAAGGCCGCCGAGAGGATCGCCGAGGTCGCCGCCGAGAAGGGCATCACCGGCATCCATGTCCGCGTCAGGGCCCCCGGAGGCAACAAGGGGACCTCTCCCGGTTCCGGTTCCCAGGCCGCTGTCCGTGCTCTCGCACGTGCCGGCCTCACCATCGGGCGCATCGAGGATGTCACCCCGATACCCCACGACGGTACCAAGCCCAAGGGCGGACGCAGGGGACGCAGGGTCTGA
- the map gene encoding type II methionyl aminopeptidase, producing the protein MLDADGLEKLRKVGVVSGAARELGMSLCEPGAKLYDIAQEVEGYIRKHGCGLSFPCNISRNDEAAHYTPSCKDETVLETGDVVKIDCGGMLDGYIGDTAGTVEVGTRDYTELVAAAKKARDTVGEFIGDGVRLCDVGSVIENSVKGSGFKVVENLCGHQIDRWNLHAGFSVPPYDSGDQTVIKSGMTVAIEPFATNGGGYVVNGKWGNIVILSNDKKTGNEGADDFLEYAKKEFPSSPFCARSCDYPDAEKWVRFLLRKGVLSGFNILKEVDGGMVSQFEYTFYIDGKRGEITTSP; encoded by the coding sequence ATGCTTGACGCGGACGGATTGGAGAAGCTCCGCAAGGTCGGAGTGGTATCCGGCGCCGCCAGAGAGCTCGGCATGAGCCTCTGCGAGCCGGGAGCGAAGCTGTATGATATCGCGCAGGAAGTCGAGGGGTACATCCGCAAGCACGGGTGCGGGCTCTCGTTCCCCTGCAACATCAGCAGGAACGACGAGGCCGCCCATTACACCCCGTCCTGCAAGGACGAGACCGTCCTCGAGACCGGTGACGTCGTCAAGATCGACTGCGGCGGCATGCTCGACGGTTACATCGGGGACACCGCGGGGACCGTCGAGGTCGGCACCCGCGATTACACCGAGCTCGTGGCCGCCGCCAAGAAGGCGAGGGATACCGTCGGCGAGTTCATCGGCGACGGCGTCAGGCTCTGCGATGTCGGCTCTGTGATCGAGAACAGCGTGAAAGGCTCCGGCTTCAAGGTCGTCGAGAACCTCTGCGGGCACCAGATCGACCGCTGGAACCTCCACGCGGGATTCTCCGTGCCGCCTTACGATTCCGGCGACCAGACTGTGATCAAATCCGGCATGACGGTGGCCATCGAGCCCTTCGCCACCAACGGCGGAGGGTACGTCGTCAACGGGAAATGGGGGAACATCGTCATACTGTCCAACGACAAGAAGACCGGGAACGAGGGCGCCGACGATTTCCTCGAGTACGCCAAGAAGGAGTTCCCGAGCTCCCCGTTCTGCGCCAGGTCCTGCGACTACCCGGACGCTGAGAAGTGGGTCAGGTTCCTGCTGCGCAAGGGGGTCCTCTCCGGCTTCAACATCCTGAAGGAGGTCGACGGGGGCATGGTCTCCCAGTTCGAGTACACCTTCTACATCGACGGGAAGCGCGGGGAGATCACCACTTCCCCGTAA
- a CDS encoding DUF61 family protein: MEFGIEDDPRNIKAMLAGMNSELPVRRRTLMDYIENGGDTFETRSGEKASFSRAGIDYLSSICTDQEKILLKLPLFVSTDTTSEEGGWKIDGTVETAVVARILERRVHSEDRIRLYYPDLMRLKKCIPGLIFTVFTP; this comes from the coding sequence ATGGAGTTCGGCATCGAGGACGATCCGCGCAACATCAAGGCGATGCTCGCAGGGATGAACAGCGAACTGCCAGTCAGGCGCCGCACGCTCATGGATTACATAGAGAACGGCGGCGACACCTTCGAGACGCGCAGCGGGGAGAAGGCATCCTTCAGCAGGGCCGGCATAGACTACCTCAGCTCGATCTGCACGGACCAGGAGAAGATACTGCTCAAGCTTCCGCTGTTCGTCTCGACGGACACAACCTCCGAGGAAGGGGGCTGGAAGATAGACGGAACGGTCGAGACGGCGGTCGTCGCCAGGATCCTCGAGCGCCGCGTGCACTCCGAAGACCGCATCCGCCTGTACTACCCGGACCTCATGAGGCTCAAAAAATGCATTCCTGGCCTCATTTTCACAGTTTTCACGCCGTGA
- a CDS encoding MBL fold metallo-hydrolase produces MTIHLIEAHRGFNSNIYLLVSDRTCLIDAGCGDDSSGVISQIRSILGDRKLDLMILTHCHADHIGGAPDIQDEFGCMAYADWREARAIAGSGVRPMVCGPIGETDVFDLGGYRLRVIETPGHTPGSICLYDEISHSLFSGDTVFDGGVGRTDFPGGSAEDMIASLEKLRNFDISYLYPGHGTVSADGNMSVRTALTMMEGW; encoded by the coding sequence ATGACGATACATCTGATAGAAGCGCACAGGGGCTTCAATTCCAATATCTACCTGCTCGTATCGGACAGGACCTGCCTGATCGATGCCGGGTGCGGCGACGATTCTTCAGGCGTGATATCCCAGATCCGCAGCATACTGGGGGACAGGAAACTGGATCTCATGATCCTCACGCACTGCCATGCCGATCACATCGGCGGAGCTCCGGACATACAGGACGAGTTCGGCTGTATGGCATACGCCGATTGGCGCGAGGCCCGTGCCATCGCCGGTTCGGGCGTCCGTCCGATGGTCTGCGGGCCGATCGGGGAGACGGATGTTTTCGATCTCGGAGGATACAGGCTCCGCGTCATCGAGACGCCCGGGCACACTCCCGGGAGCATCTGCCTCTACGATGAGATCTCGCATTCGCTGTTCTCCGGGGATACTGTGTTCGACGGCGGTGTCGGCCGCACGGACTTCCCGGGAGGGTCTGCAGAGGACATGATAGCGTCGCTCGAGAAGCTGCGCAATTTTGATATCTCATACCTCTATCCTGGACACGGAACGGTCTCAGCGGACGGAAATATGTCAGTGAGGACCGCTTTGACGATGATGGAAGGCTGGTGA
- a CDS encoding L-threonylcarbamoyladenylate synthase: MRIIKCDCSNGLNDDCIQAAMSGAEDISEGKLVVYPTDTVYGIGADIFNEAAVKNLYLAKNRPFDMALSVAVADRKMMESIAVLNENADKLIKAFLPGPLTIIIKKRPEVPDIVTASSDKVGIRIPDHPMAIELAKRAGPIVATSANRHFHPDATDISMARVAFGDTVSTYIDAGPSTSDRPSTIVWLKDREYEIVRPGPITDKMIRDVLNA; this comes from the coding sequence TTGAGGATCATAAAGTGCGATTGCTCCAACGGGCTCAACGATGACTGCATCCAGGCCGCCATGTCAGGTGCAGAGGATATCTCCGAGGGAAAACTCGTCGTTTACCCTACCGATACCGTCTACGGGATCGGAGCGGACATATTCAACGAGGCCGCTGTGAAGAACCTCTACCTTGCCAAGAACCGCCCGTTCGACATGGCCCTTTCCGTGGCCGTCGCCGACAGGAAGATGATGGAATCCATCGCTGTCCTCAACGAGAACGCCGACAAGCTCATCAAGGCGTTCCTCCCGGGGCCCCTGACCATCATCATAAAGAAGAGGCCCGAGGTCCCTGACATCGTCACGGCATCCTCGGACAAGGTGGGGATCCGCATCCCCGACCACCCGATGGCCATCGAGCTCGCCAAGCGCGCCGGCCCCATCGTCGCCACCTCGGCCAACAGGCATTTCCATCCCGATGCCACCGACATCTCGATGGCGCGCGTCGCCTTCGGCGATACGGTGTCCACTTACATCGATGCCGGGCCCAGCACCTCCGACAGGCCGTCGACCATCGTATGGCTCAAGGACAGGGAGTACGAGATCGTCCGCCCCGGACCGATCACTGACAAAATGATAAGAGATGTTCTGAATGCTTGA
- a CDS encoding ABC transporter transmembrane domain-containing protein — MTLRSRTCERLALTDEGYDNYVRSTAGRVAFNCTLIIPVMAAFLLICDVMGDNSYDFDISVWVYAAILCVSAVLSYAVYLWSYDRSYTDVYRESANVRTAIAERLRKLPMSFFEKKDPTDITERIMGDVTQQEQAMSEWFPLMASAMIFVGAMSVAILLFNPLLGAAALWPVPISIAMVFLSKRVQNKYNGRKAKALLEVNEGIQEYLENLCDLRTNGAGEEYLAGLNRKMDKAEKSQISAELAVSVFVVAAQLLLKFGIVTTAAVGGWMLTEGSVSVYVFIGYIILVGRVYDPLDQALQMLAAINSAEYNISRLKDRSRPAGRISPRTGIPCRSRTWDSPTKAGTLPSGTSASRRSRAP; from the coding sequence ATGACGCTGAGATCGCGCACATGCGAGCGCCTGGCACTCACCGACGAAGGCTATGACAACTACGTCAGGAGCACGGCCGGCAGAGTGGCCTTCAACTGCACCCTCATCATACCCGTGATGGCGGCGTTCCTGCTCATATGCGACGTCATGGGAGACAACAGCTACGACTTCGACATCAGCGTCTGGGTCTATGCGGCCATCCTGTGCGTTTCCGCCGTCCTCTCCTATGCCGTCTACCTGTGGTCCTACGACCGCTCCTACACCGATGTCTACCGGGAGAGCGCGAACGTCCGCACGGCGATAGCCGAGAGGCTCAGGAAACTGCCGATGTCCTTCTTCGAGAAGAAGGACCCCACCGACATCACCGAGAGGATCATGGGGGACGTGACCCAGCAGGAGCAGGCCATGTCGGAATGGTTCCCGCTCATGGCGAGCGCCATGATCTTCGTCGGAGCGATGAGCGTGGCGATCCTCCTCTTCAACCCCCTGCTGGGCGCCGCCGCCCTGTGGCCCGTGCCGATATCGATCGCCATGGTGTTCCTCTCCAAGAGGGTCCAGAACAAGTACAACGGCCGCAAGGCGAAGGCCCTCCTGGAGGTCAACGAGGGCATACAGGAGTACCTGGAGAACCTGTGCGACCTGCGCACCAACGGCGCCGGGGAGGAGTACCTCGCCGGCCTGAACAGGAAAATGGATAAAGCCGAGAAGAGCCAGATATCGGCGGAGCTGGCGGTTTCGGTCTTCGTGGTGGCCGCCCAGCTGCTGCTGAAGTTCGGCATCGTGACCACGGCCGCCGTCGGAGGATGGATGCTGACCGAAGGCAGCGTCAGCGTCTACGTGTTCATCGGCTACATCATCCTGGTAGGAAGGGTCTACGACCCGCTGGACCAGGCGCTGCAGATGCTGGCCGCCATCAACTCCGCCGAGTACAACATATCCCGCCTGAAGGACCGGAGCAGACCGGCAGGCAGGATTTCTCCCCGAACGGGCATACCGTGTCGTTCGAGGACGTGGGATTCTCCTACGAAAGCGGGAACGCTGCCCTCAGGCACATCAGCTTCACGGCGGAGCAGGGCACCGTGA
- a CDS encoding DNA-directed RNA polymerase subunit D, protein MKIEIVEMEDRKAKFILKDSSPAMANALRRTMLQDIPKMAIDKVEFHLGPIQDENDLDENAKEYESVTSLFDEVIAHRLGMIPVPTDYSQFTFRDKCECGGEGCPHCTIMYSLNKHGPATVMSGDLLPLGDSSLKVKDEFIPIVELTADQAVLIYATAVMGTAKQHVKWQAAFGVGYSYEPEIEIDPNWASDSDTLKLAETCPGLFEVRDGRLEVADKWKAISFGSTASALMHDDKPVVKITWKDDSFLFKFETDGSLTARQVLDKAVEILSAEALAIASQADALVGAEEHPVKPRGY, encoded by the coding sequence ATGAAGATCGAGATCGTCGAGATGGAGGACAGGAAGGCGAAGTTCATCCTGAAGGACTCCTCGCCGGCGATGGCCAACGCCCTCCGGCGCACCATGCTGCAGGACATCCCCAAGATGGCCATCGACAAGGTGGAGTTCCACCTGGGACCCATCCAGGACGAGAACGACCTCGACGAGAACGCCAAGGAGTACGAGAGCGTGACCTCCCTCTTCGACGAGGTCATCGCCCACAGGCTCGGGATGATCCCCGTGCCCACCGACTACTCCCAGTTCACGTTCCGCGACAAGTGCGAGTGCGGCGGCGAAGGCTGCCCGCACTGCACCATCATGTACAGTCTGAACAAGCACGGGCCCGCGACCGTCATGTCGGGAGACCTCCTCCCCCTGGGCGACAGCTCGCTCAAGGTGAAGGACGAGTTCATCCCCATCGTGGAGCTCACCGCCGACCAGGCGGTCCTGATCTACGCCACTGCGGTCATGGGCACGGCCAAGCAGCACGTGAAATGGCAGGCCGCCTTCGGTGTCGGCTACTCCTACGAGCCGGAGATCGAGATCGACCCCAACTGGGCGTCCGACTCCGACACCCTGAAGCTCGCCGAGACCTGCCCCGGCCTGTTCGAGGTCAGGGACGGCAGGCTCGAGGTCGCCGACAAATGGAAGGCCATCTCCTTCGGCAGCACCGCTTCCGCCCTCATGCACGATGACAAGCCGGTCGTCAAGATCACTTGGAAGGACGACAGCTTCCTGTTCAAGTTCGAGACCGACGGCTCCCTCACCGCCAGGCAGGTCCTCGACAAGGCCGTCGAGATCCTCAGCGCCGAGGCCCTTGCCATCGCTTCGCAGGCCGACGCCCTCGTGGGCGCCGAAGAGCACCCTGTCAAGCCCCGCGGCTACTGA
- the nifB gene encoding nitrogenase cofactor biosynthesis protein NifB, whose amino-acid sequence MSVNPELEKALQEHPCYSEAAHTAYARMHIPVAPKCNIQCNFCNRKFDCSNESRPGVTSEVLTPEQAAAKIAYVREHVPNLKVIGIAGPGDPLANEETFETLALVKERFPDLTLCISTNGLALPDSAERLYGLGVRFVTVTVNAPDEETGAEVYGSVIWEGRRLTGREGARILLSRQMEGIEKCAALGMLVKVNIVMIPGKNADRIPEIVKMAKAKGAYIVNILPFIPVKGTAFENLRPPTAEERKALMDLCSADARMMRHCRQCRADAVGLLGEDRSAEFAGCGYGSGNGCGPAETGPNMVSFRTGKYVIALASENGRNVDSGFGSASRFLVYSADGPDIRFLREVRPADLAKEVAGRSHKEHVEEIVTLLDDCDIIAVKEIGDMPRAVIEGRGKRVIVTEGGVRETVSSVR is encoded by the coding sequence GTGTCTGTCAATCCCGAACTCGAGAAGGCTCTGCAGGAACACCCGTGCTACAGCGAGGCCGCCCACACTGCCTATGCGCGCATGCATATCCCGGTGGCCCCCAAGTGCAATATCCAATGCAATTTCTGCAACCGCAAGTTCGACTGCAGCAACGAATCCCGCCCGGGAGTCACCAGCGAGGTCCTGACCCCGGAGCAGGCGGCAGCGAAGATCGCCTACGTGCGCGAGCACGTCCCCAACCTGAAGGTGATCGGCATCGCCGGGCCGGGGGATCCTCTGGCCAACGAGGAGACTTTCGAGACCCTCGCCCTCGTGAAGGAGAGGTTCCCGGACCTCACTCTGTGCATTTCGACCAACGGCCTCGCCCTGCCGGACAGCGCGGAGAGGCTGTACGGCCTCGGCGTCAGGTTCGTCACCGTGACAGTCAACGCCCCGGACGAGGAGACCGGGGCCGAGGTCTACGGATCGGTCATCTGGGAAGGCAGAAGGCTCACCGGGAGGGAGGGGGCGCGGATACTGCTGTCCCGGCAGATGGAAGGGATCGAGAAATGCGCCGCCCTCGGGATGCTGGTGAAGGTCAACATCGTGATGATCCCCGGGAAGAACGCGGACAGGATCCCCGAGATCGTGAAGATGGCCAAGGCCAAGGGGGCCTACATTGTCAATATCCTGCCGTTCATCCCCGTGAAAGGGACCGCTTTCGAGAACCTCCGCCCTCCGACCGCGGAGGAGAGGAAGGCCCTCATGGACCTGTGCTCGGCGGACGCCCGCATGATGCGCCATTGCCGCCAGTGCCGCGCGGATGCCGTGGGCCTGCTGGGAGAGGACCGCTCGGCGGAGTTCGCCGGCTGCGGGTACGGGTCCGGCAACGGCTGCGGGCCTGCGGAAACCGGCCCTAACATGGTATCGTTCCGCACCGGGAAGTACGTGATAGCGCTGGCCTCCGAGAACGGGAGGAACGTCGACAGCGGCTTCGGCAGCGCCTCCCGCTTCCTTGTATACTCAGCTGACGGCCCGGACATCAGGTTCCTCCGCGAAGTCCGCCCGGCCGATCTCGCGAAAGAAGTGGCAGGGCGGTCCCACAAGGAGCATGTAGAGGAGATCGTGACCCTTCTCGACGACTGCGACATCATAGCCGTGAAGGAGATCGGAGATATGCCGAGGGCGGTCATCGAGGGACGTGGGAAAAGGGTCATCGTCACCGAGGGCGGAGTGAGGGAGACCGTGTCCTCGGTGCGCTGA
- a CDS encoding ATP-binding cassette domain-containing protein, protein MSFEDVGFSYESGNAALRHISFTAEQGTVTALVGPSGSGKSTAAKLAARFWDIDSGKITLGGTDISEIDPETLLSHYSIVFQDVVLFNTTVRDNIRVGRRNATDEEIEAAAEAAACGEFISRLPEGYDTVIGENGAKLSGGERQRISIARALLKNAPVILLDEATASLDAECESQVQRAISALIKDKTVLVVAHRMRTVRNADWIVVLSDGEIAEQGTPGDLLAKKGIFAGMAELQSSSGSWKMGSADRA, encoded by the coding sequence GTGTCGTTCGAGGACGTGGGATTCTCCTACGAAAGCGGGAACGCTGCCCTCAGGCACATCAGCTTCACGGCGGAGCAGGGCACCGTGACCGCCCTCGTAGGGCCCAGCGGGAGCGGCAAGAGCACGGCGGCGAAATTGGCGGCCAGGTTCTGGGACATCGATTCCGGGAAGATAACCCTGGGCGGGACGGATATCTCGGAGATCGATCCGGAGACGCTGCTCTCGCATTACTCCATCGTGTTCCAGGACGTCGTCCTGTTCAACACGACCGTCCGCGACAACATCAGGGTCGGGCGCCGGAACGCAACGGATGAGGAGATCGAGGCAGCCGCCGAGGCGGCCGCCTGCGGGGAGTTCATCAGCAGGCTGCCTGAAGGGTACGATACGGTGATCGGCGAGAACGGGGCCAAGCTCTCAGGCGGCGAGAGGCAGAGGATCTCGATAGCCAGGGCCCTCCTGAAGAACGCCCCCGTCATCCTCCTGGACGAGGCCACCGCCTCCCTCGACGCCGAATGCGAGAGCCAGGTGCAGAGGGCGATATCCGCCCTCATAAAGGACAAGACCGTGCTGGTGGTCGCCCACAGGATGAGGACCGTCCGCAATGCCGACTGGATCGTGGTCCTTTCCGACGGGGAGATCGCAGAGCAGGGGACGCCCGGGGACCTCCTGGCCAAAAAGGGGATCTTCGCCGGGATGGCGGAGCTGCAGTCCTCTTCCGGCAGCTGGAAGATGGGCTCTGCGGACAGGGCCTGA
- a CDS encoding ABC transporter ATP-binding protein: MEARKRLRRLTAYAGRYRYLTYASLVLSTASALLSAVPYYYIWKILDEIIGSMPDYSEADGVVGYGIAALAFTAASVLVYICALMCSHLSAFRIAKNMRKDMLERILSLPPGALDAAGTGKIRRTVFDSAAATETYMAHQLPDRAGACVLPVAFAVLLFLFDWRLGLVSVLVVVMAAAAMLSMAGGKALRKSLESYQTALAGMNREAVEYVRGMSVVKTFQQTVDSFREFKASIDGFGEWAVKYTMWCRKRMTAFVVISSSAISLLIITALALNGGTDWSSGFLSDFIFYVVFTPIISLLLLRIMYSSREGMIVDDALARVDELLAQEPLPEPESPKAPENMTVRFEGVTFTYPGSETPALSGVDMEIRQGAVTALVGPSGSGKSTAAALACRFWDPQEGRVTIGGIDIRDIGSAKMGEMVSFVFQRSGLLKDTLLNNVRAARPSATEEEVAEALRRAQCSDIVAKLPEGLGTMLGPGGAHLSGGEVQRLAIARAFLKDAPIVILDEATAFADPENEYLVQRAFEELSADRTVLMIAHRLTTVRRADRIYVMDGGRISEYGTHDEMASGNGRYSRMWKEYTESVDWKIGGTPQ, translated from the coding sequence ATGGAAGCAAGAAAGAGGCTGAGAAGGCTCACTGCCTATGCCGGCCGCTACAGGTACCTGACATACGCCTCGCTGGTGCTGTCGACGGCGAGCGCCCTCCTGTCCGCGGTCCCGTATTATTACATATGGAAGATACTGGACGAGATCATCGGCTCGATGCCGGATTACAGCGAGGCCGACGGCGTGGTCGGATACGGCATCGCCGCCCTCGCCTTCACAGCGGCCTCGGTCCTGGTCTACATATGCGCCCTGATGTGCTCGCACCTGTCGGCCTTCCGCATCGCCAAGAACATGAGGAAGGATATGCTCGAACGCATCCTGAGCCTCCCTCCCGGGGCCCTTGACGCAGCCGGGACGGGGAAGATCAGGAGGACCGTCTTCGATTCGGCGGCCGCCACCGAAACGTACATGGCCCATCAGCTGCCGGACCGGGCCGGCGCCTGCGTCCTGCCGGTCGCCTTCGCCGTCCTGCTGTTCCTATTCGACTGGCGCCTGGGCCTGGTCTCCGTGCTCGTGGTCGTCATGGCGGCCGCCGCCATGCTCAGCATGGCAGGCGGAAAGGCCCTCAGGAAATCCCTGGAGTCCTACCAGACGGCGCTCGCCGGCATGAACCGGGAGGCCGTGGAGTATGTGCGCGGCATGTCCGTGGTGAAGACCTTCCAGCAGACCGTGGACTCATTCCGGGAGTTCAAGGCGTCCATCGACGGTTTCGGCGAGTGGGCCGTGAAGTACACCATGTGGTGCCGGAAGCGCATGACCGCTTTCGTGGTCATCTCCAGTTCGGCCATCTCCCTCCTGATAATCACCGCCCTCGCCCTGAACGGCGGGACGGACTGGTCCTCGGGGTTCCTGTCCGACTTCATCTTCTACGTGGTGTTCACGCCCATCATCTCGCTCCTCCTGCTGAGGATAATGTACTCGAGCAGGGAGGGGATGATCGTGGACGATGCCCTCGCCCGCGTCGATGAGCTCCTGGCACAGGAGCCGCTCCCCGAGCCGGAATCCCCGAAGGCCCCCGAGAACATGACCGTGAGGTTCGAAGGAGTCACGTTCACCTATCCGGGCTCGGAGACCCCTGCCCTGAGCGGGGTCGACATGGAGATCCGCCAGGGGGCCGTGACCGCTCTCGTGGGTCCCAGCGGGAGCGGGAAGAGCACCGCCGCCGCCCTGGCCTGCCGGTTCTGGGATCCGCAGGAGGGGAGGGTGACCATCGGCGGCATCGATATCAGGGACATCGGCAGCGCGAAGATGGGCGAGATGGTCTCGTTCGTGTTCCAGCGCAGCGGCCTGCTCAAGGACACCCTGCTGAACAACGTCAGGGCCGCCCGCCCGTCGGCGACCGAGGAGGAGGTGGCCGAGGCCCTGCGCAGGGCTCAATGCAGCGACATCGTGGCCAAGCTCCCCGAGGGGCTCGGCACCATGCTGGGGCCCGGGGGAGCGCACCTCTCCGGCGGGGAGGTCCAGAGGCTGGCCATCGCCCGCGCCTTCCTGAAGGACGCGCCCATCGTGATCCTCGACGAGGCGACGGCGTTCGCCGACCCGGAGAACGAATACCTCGTCCAGAGGGCCTTCGAGGAGCTTTCCGCCGACAGGACGGTGCTGATGATAGCGCACCGCCTGACCACAGTGCGCCGGGCAGACCGCATATACGTGATGGACGGAGGGAGGATATCCGAGTACGGGACCCATGACGAGATGGCCTCCGGGAACGGCAGGTACAGCCGCATGTGGAAGGAGTACACCGAATCCGTCGACTGGAAGATCGGGGGGACGCCGCAATGA